ctatcgtgtcgagaggtatttcaGATGTATCAACTTCCCATTCCATATAACACTCGGGTACCAACACAACACGGTGTATACAGGTAAGAATGGCATACAATAGAAATTCACATAATCCTGGGGTTCCGATGCCGGTATTTCtagacaccgtaacccaatataatCCACATCATTATCTCATCAATCATGTAAGAATAAAATACAATTATGTTGTCATGCTTGTAATGATGTAAGTAACATGATACatgtataaataaaaataagcaaGCCCAAGTTGTTGCTGCAATTAAAGAAGATGTGCTTTCTAGGTGTACCTCCATTTCTCTTACTGGGACTTACACCCCTAGAAATCAATTTCTTGTTGATAATTGGGGAACTAATGTGCATTGGATTCCTACTGTTTCGAAGGCATGTTCATGGTTTCGACCTCTTCAGTCTATGTTTGCTTTGCATTGTGATAGTTCTCTATCCCAAGAAAAGGCAACTTATGGAGGGCTAATTTGTGATGCTATGGGTCTCCCATTATTGCTTTTGCAGGTGCGGGTGTAGATAGATCAATCCTTTCTATGGAGTTGTACACTATCTTCCGGGGTATGACTTTATGTATTAAAAAACGTTTCTATGACGTATCCATTCGGTCAGATTCCAAATTGGCTGTGGACTTGCTAAATGGAAAGATTAAAGGTCCTTGGGCATTATAGTGGTTGAAGAGCAAAATCCACAATTTGAGTGCCTCTCTTTCTTCGGTGGAATATAAGTATGTGTGGAGGGAGGAGAATCAACCAGCAGATTATATTGCCTCCTTACCTATAGGTGATGTGGAGACTATTCTCCAACCGGTTGACTTCCCGGAGGAACTTTGTAAATTGGTTAAGGGGGATGCTGATTTCTATATCTACTATCGGTTGAAACTTCCttatttttggcactttggttGATACGAGGCCTATCCCGTTTTAGTTAGGGGTCTCCCATTTCCCTCTTTAAGCATATTTTAAAGAGGTTCTAGGTGGCTTcctatttttttgtatatttattttttcctttttcttttttttaatataatttacttatccaaaaaaaaaaacccaaacccactcaaCAATGATTTGCATATCGTTCATAGGGTTTGATAAGGATCGCCTTAGTACACATTCCCTATAGTGTTTAGGTAGCCTAGGGTTACATGAACATAACGTTATAAAttgtaggtgggtcccacaaagagTCTCCAAGACCTGTCATTCAGAACAGCATAAAAGAACTCGAACGGAGGCACTCCCAAGGGATCCGTTGTTGAATCCGttcacaagaaaaataaaaccaaaaggaAAGGGTAAAATGGGCTGAACAGAGTCTCGAACGAAggaaggaccttgggtccattggTGAATCTGTTCAGgcaattttcagatttttaaaccTTAATAGGCTGAATGGACTCTCAAACGAAGGCCCGATGCCTGGGTCGGTTGGTGAATCCATTCAGGGTAAAACCCAATTTTTGAAGGTCTGAGCTTCCCTGATTCATTtctttgggttctaagaccttaaAGGCTAGGGGAAGGCTGTCCTAAGGTCCCTTAGGTCATGCATCCATGTCCAACTCATTTGCCTCGGAATTTAAATAGAATCATTTTACCATTCTAGGTCTAGGTTAAACTTAGGGCCTTAAGGATGTGAAAACTAATGCCAAAGATACACTAAGGCCTAGTTAGTGTATTTGCTAAGCAAGAACCATAAGAGGCTCAAGGACTTTAACCCCAAGATTTGGTCCTAAGGTTCAAGAGCTCAATCTTTAACCCTACATGAGGAAGGGTCAATAGAGTTTGAAGTGATGAGGGTTAGCTCACACTAGAGTCATTAAGAGCTCAAGGTATACTTTGGGTTTCCAAAGGAAACCCTTGGTCTAACCAAACCCAATAAATGCCATTGATCCCTTTAAGtagagaggagggagagagagattgagagttCTTACCTAGGCAAAGGTGAGCCAATGATGGCCCCTCCAAGTGGCAAGGCCTCCtcccccttctttctctcttcttccttcttttcttctcttctcctccttgcctcCACGGTTCTTGGGTTGGTTGGGGTAGTAATGGCCAATAAATGGCCCCCAAGTCTTATTTATAGCAAGTggcccacttagggcctgtttgggtGGTTCCTTCTAAACAAGTTTCTAATTAAAGATAGGGTTGGGCCTTATGGGCCCACATACAAGGTCCAACAATGTAAGGAAGGTTAAGGGTAGGGTCCACCATGTCCAGGGACCTTTCCATGGTGTCCAAGACACTGGCATGTGGGGCCCACAGTGATAACTCAGCATACACATCAAATAGCTCGAATGGATTCTTGGACGGACTCATCAGTAGTGGGTCCATTCGTGGAACCGTTCCAGTTAAAAAGGTTGAACAACCACAGAAATGTCACCTGACCTTCGTCCGCACTTCAAGGTCATAGAGGGGAGGATGCACAAGTATACCTAAGGTTAGTAACTCGACCGTCACGGTGTGTCAAAGAGCTTCCTCATTTCAATGCTAACCTTGTCGTGAGATGAAGTGTCGATATGGCATGACATAGGGTATGCCTTTAGGTACTCTTTGCTCTTGGGACTTGTACTAGGAGGATAATCGGTGAAATCATCATCGacgaatttcccccactccctgttgaggaatctttcctcgacGGGTAAAcctgtgtcatgtcaatgatcTTGTGACTGGGCTTGACAACCATCACGAACAGCTCGCCggcatacatggcagcaccaTCTATACATCacaatgataaaaataaataattaggaTCTCAGGTACGGGTATAATAGTAGTGATGATAGCGGAggggctggtggtggtggtggtggtggaggtggaggtggtagtTACAGTGGTagaggcggtggtggtggtgctgatgGAGGTGGAtgtagtggtggtggcgatggaggtggtggaggtggcggtggaggtgtTGGAGGTAGTGGTGGAGGAAGTGATGGAGTTGGTGGTTGTGGCTGTCACATCCCAACCCCACCCTAGAGTTTTgatatgactaggatgcttaccaacatcctaaactACCCCCAAGATCTCGCTGCAGTGGATGGTGAgcacacaaccaaaaacacgtAGTCCATGATACACGAATTAATTTGcaatattagccacctagcaaacaATCTAAGTCACTGGGTAAATGGTATTACAACAACTCGGGCAGCATCACGGATGACTTATCTTATCACCTCAATGTAACCCCAGTCATTGCTTTGGAACCCGCATCGATCATGGCACACGCACACAGACCATCCAGTGGTAGCAGACCCTGATAACcaatggtcatccctgacctggcctcatACAGCTCCTCAGGCACACAGGGGGCCTTGGTTATCCAATACCTGAACCCCTATTGGTAAAGTCGTAGTAAGGGGAACATAACCCTAACCGCAATACTATATGAaactatcgtgtcgagaggtattctgggtgcatcaacgtcccataccatctagtacccgggtaccagcacgacacgtcGCATGACATGCCAATTATAATACATGATAGCACTAACCATATGATACTatatgatattattatatcaagaggtattctaggtgcatcaacgtcccataccatatATCACTCGGGTACTAGCACGACAAGGCACATGACAGACCAATTATAAAACATGATGAAGGCATTAATAAGCCACATTCGCAACgcataaacataaatcaacattCGCATAATCACAAATGTAGTTGTACAATGCAAGTATGAAGTTATGCATGGAAAATGACATACACATCATAATATAGCACAAAAACATTCCCTAAATAATtcacacccaaacccactcacctaggtttgggatagacatgtgtcactgagaTCCAGTACCTAAGAGGGCCTTATCACTGCATGATGTgaacgtattctttggttcaccaatgactgaggttcaagagaactaaaattggtgttctaggaatgcgtaAATAtcatgtgagtgaaagagtcactcaacatggtctccactgctcgattgaggaacatcaaaGGGAGTAAGTCTGTGGATGGTCGAATAAGAATTGAGATCCTGTAACATTTTGTAAATGGTTTtacaaaatatatttttacataaaatggtatattatattt
The nucleotide sequence above comes from Telopea speciosissima isolate NSW1024214 ecotype Mountain lineage chromosome 3, Tspe_v1, whole genome shotgun sequence. Encoded proteins:
- the LOC122655294 gene encoding protein FAM98B-like: MVQGFASIQGQFAWYDRRFERMEKDIHNINAYLYYEGNDEEEDNNDLFKSQPMRIIGEIIIDEFPPLPVEESFLDGYGYNSSDDSGGAGGGGGGGGGGGSYSGRGGGGGADGGGCSGGGDGGGGGGGGGVGGSGGGSDGVGGCGCHIPTPP